In Vicingus serpentipes, the DNA window TGTATAATTCTTTACAGGGTTAGGTATGTTTTGAGAAATTGAAAAAGTTAAATCATCAACTTCATCAATACCAACAGGGTTAACAACTTCAATAAAATAATAATCTACAGAGTAAGGTTGACTTTGTTGTAATCCAGCAACAGTTGCGTATGATGTACCCGAAACTAAAATTGGGTAAGTTCCTTCATCTCCTGACTGAGCAGTACCTTGAACAATCATACAGCTTGTAGTTCCTCCAGGGAATTGAAAATTCAAATTATTAAAGTTTTCAGCCATAATTGTAAATCCAGGAGGTAATCCAGTTACACTTTCAACAACTATACTATCAATTGGGACATCTGTGCATGGAAAACCAGGTATTATTTCTACACATGTATCAGCAGGAGCAATAACTGTAATTGTTTGTGAATAAGCCTGTCCAACGTATGCAACTGCCATATTTGTAGCGCTATCAGGGTAAACACCAACAGCAGTAAATGCTCCGTCAGGAGTACAATTTTGAGCCATTAATAAAGTCACAGCAAATGTGCTTATTAAAGAAAGTAAAGTTTTTTTCATATTTAAATTTTTAAGTTAAGTGTTAAGGCAATATTACCCCATTATAATTAGATACAATAACCGGTGGAATTTTTGCACCATAATATTCATTTATAGTTTTAATAAACTTATTTGCAATTATCGCATAGCCTCTTGTATTTGGATGCACACCATCAAGTGAAAAGGCTCCTCCCTCAATGTATTTTGTTGAAAAATCAACACCATCAAAAGTAAGTCCTGATTTTAACTCATCTAAATAAGAATACATATCCACAAACGCAAAACCATGTTTTGCAGCTAAAGCTCTAATATGTTCATTGTAAGCTGTTGATCTATTTTGGGCTAAAATCTTTTCATCTTTATCCAATACATTTGTATGAGAAAGTGGATTTGCTTCCATTAACCCTATTCCTACCTTTAATGAATCTTGAGCCGTAAGTAATAATAAATCATCAGTTGTTGCTTTACGAACTAGACCTGGATTGATTGAATAAGGCCCTTCAGTAATCCAAACATCAGCACCAACTGACTCAAGCGTTACAGTGTTAAAAAATGGAATAGTAGTAACATTTGGGATAGTTGCACAAATTCCCTGAGCTCCCATATTTTTAAATGCAGTCAATACAGAATCATATTTATTTCTAAACTCAGTTGGGTCTGTTAATTTATAAAAATAACGGTTAAAATCTTCTCTATAACCATCATCACCTCCACCAGTACTCCAACCTAAAACATCATTATTACCTAACCAATTAGTGAAAAAAGTAGCATTACTTGCTTTTACATGGTCAAGGTAAGTTATCTTGTTTGCAACAGTCCCCCAATCTAAAAACCTTGCAAATTCATTTACATAAGTAAAAAAGTAATTTAAATCCGCATCACTTTCTCCTCCTCCAGAAGTATGTGCTAACTTAATACCAGAAACACCTAAATTATTATACCTAACAGAATGATCTCCAAAGTTTAACCAACTAGGATCTAGTCCTATTGCAGATGGATCATTAGTTGTGCTTTCTGGATCATATTTTTTAATGATTTCAATTTTACCATCTCTAAATTCCAAATGGATATGACCAGAACCAGAACCAATAACAGGTGGTTGTAAAAAATTTAAACTTGGCTCAACAAGCTTAAATTGTCCTGCTA includes these proteins:
- a CDS encoding SGNH/GDSL hydrolase family protein, yielding MNKFRILFFILISALFSSCLKTEFDEFELNSGSVNFSNYVAVGNSLTQGYQDGGLHNENGQHDNSYPAILAGQFKLVEPSLNFLQPPVIGSGSGHIHLEFRDGKIEIIKKYDPESTTNDPSAIGLDPSWLNFGDHSVRYNNLGVSGIKLAHTSGGGESDADLNYFFTYVNEFARFLDWGTVANKITYLDHVKASNATFFTNWLGNNDVLGWSTGGGDDGYREDFNRYFYKLTDPTEFRNKYDSVLTAFKNMGAQGICATIPNVTTIPFFNTVTLESVGADVWITEGPYSINPGLVRKATTDDLLLLTAQDSLKVGIGLMEANPLSHTNVLDKDEKILAQNRSTAYNEHIRALAAKHGFAFVDMYSYLDELKSGLTFDGVDFSTKYIEGGAFSLDGVHPNTRGYAIIANKFIKTINEYYGAKIPPVIVSNYNGVILP
- a CDS encoding T9SS type A sorting domain-containing protein; translated protein: MKKTLLSLISTFAVTLLMAQNCTPDGAFTAVGVYPDSATNMAVAYVGQAYSQTITVIAPADTCVEIIPGFPCTDVPIDSIVVESVTGLPPGFTIMAENFNNLNFQFPGGTTSCMIVQGTAQSGDEGTYPILVSGTSYATVAGLQQSQPYSVDYYFIEVVNPVGIDEVDDLTFSISQNIPNPVKNYTTISYNMPNYGNVSVQIRNILGEMVVNDVISAQEGKNTYRIDATNLSNGLYFYQFSLDNKVVTKKFIVNK